A genome region from Passer domesticus isolate bPasDom1 chromosome 27, bPasDom1.hap1, whole genome shotgun sequence includes the following:
- the CD79B gene encoding B-cell antigen receptor complex-associated protein beta chain — translation MAGLGTRLWLLQGTLWLLPLLTGGIPADKNSTANSTDGMCPPVHQNVRYVAVKKNMPIYFICYTQEPQLMQWYKTAEKREDLSVLDQNTASYHIERTNSSINLTLLRTSFEDSGIYVCDRKGLMHKEKLHSCGTELRVMGTSSIKQYQNRNTLKDAIIIIQSILLIVFISIPILLFLDKGEDKKTPEEDHTYEGLEVEQMATYEDITPFRDVKAKWTVGEHPGEE, via the exons ATGGCTGGTCTGGGCACGaggctctggctgctccaggggaccctctggctgctgcctctgctcacag GTGGGATCCCAGCAGACAAGAACAGCACCGCGAACAGCACAG ATGGCATGTGTCCCCCGGTGCACCAGAACGTGCGGTACGTGGCCGTCAAGAAGAACATGCCCATCTACTTCATCTGCTACACCCAGGAGCCCCAGCTCATGCAGTGGTACAAGACAGCAGAGAAGAGGGAGGACCTCTCCGTGCTGGATCAGAACACGGCCAGCTACCACATCGAGAGGACAAACAGCTCCATCAACCTCACCCTCCTCAGGACCAGCTTCGAGGACAGCGGGATCTACGTGTGTGACAGGAAGGGCCTGATGCACAAGGAGAAGCTGCACTCGTGTGGGACAGAGCTCCGGGTCATGG gtaCCAGCAGCATCAAGCAGTACCAGAACAGGAACACGCTGAAGGAcgccatcatcatcatccagtCCATCCTGCTCATCGTCTTCATCAGCATCCCCATCCTCCTCTTCCTAGACAAG GGTGAAGACAAGAAGACCCCAGAGGAGGACCACACCTATGAG gggctggaggtggaGCAGATGGCCACCTACGAGGACATCACTCCTTTCCGGGACGTGAAGGCCAAGTGGACAGTGGGGGAGCACCCAGGTGAAGAGTGA